The following is a genomic window from Solanum lycopersicum chromosome 6, SLM_r2.1.
ctgaatcccaacgaataatatagtttccatccccatggtatcttttcaacatcgatacatggaataccggatgcactccggacagccctggaggcaaggctaactcataatccacctcccctactcgcttaagtacttcaaagggaccaatataccttgggctcaatttacccctttttcaaaaacgcatcacccctttcatgggtgaaaccttcaacaagacttgttcaccctccatgaactccaagtctctaacctttcgatctgcatactctttctgtctactttgagccactaacagcttttcttgaatagatttcactttatccaacgattctctcagaaggtcagtaccccaaggtataacctcaaatgcatcaaaccacccaatgggagacttacatcttctcccatatagtgcctcaaatggggccatatcaatgcttgagtgatacctattgttgtaggagaactctgctaagggtaaaaagctatcccactgaccaccaaattctatcacacatgcacgaagcatatcctccaacacttgaatcgttcgctcagactgaccatcggtctgaggatggaacgcagtactaaggtccaacctagtacccaattcctcatgcaatgttttccaaaacttagaagtaaactgcgtacctctatctgatataatggagagtggaaccccatgcaatcgcaccacttccgagatgtaaagtttggctaacttctctacattgtaagtcaccttgaccggaatgaagtgagcagacttagttaacctatcaacaatcacccaaatggaatcaaactttcccaatgtctttggaagaccaaccacgaagtccgttgcaatcctttcccacttccattcaggaatgggcattctctgaagtgttcctccgggcctttgatgttcatactttacttgttgatattttggacatttggcaataaaatcctcaatatcacgcttcattctactccaccaaaagtgttgctttaggtcacggtacatcttggttgcacccggatgtatcgaataccttgaactatgagcctctgtcaaaatagtgttgatcaaatcatcgacgcggggtacacatacccttcccttaatcctcaaaactccttcctcatcgattgtcgcttcatTAGCCTCTcattgcaacactttatctcggatccagatcaatttttcatcattaaactgctttcccttaatcttgtcaaggaaggaagatcttgcctccacacaagcaaacaatcctcccttctcatttacttctaatctcataaggtcgttagccagaatctgaacttctctagacaatgggcgtctagaaacttgcaagtgagctagacttcccatgcttcccgcctttctacttaaagcatcctctacaacattcgcctttcccggatgatacaaaataatgatgtcgtagtccttcagtatttccatccatctcctctgtctcaagttcaaatctttctgagtaaagacatactgaaggctacgatgatccgtgtagacctcacacttaaccccatataaatagtgtctccattgctttaatgcaaacactaccgcggccatttccaaatcatgagttggatagttacgttcatgcacttttaattgtcttgaagcctAAGCAATCCCATTCTtatcttgcattagcactgcacccaaacccgaataggatgcatcacaatagacaatgaagttcttaccttccacgggcaaaGTGAGAATTGGtgtagtagtcaacaaagtcttgagcttctgaaagctttcttcacactcgtccgaccatacatatgggacattctgcttagtcaagttcgtcaattgggaagcaatggaagagaatcccttgacaaatcgacgataATATCTAGCTaatccaacaaagctccttatttctgacacattagtaggtcttacccaattcttcgcTGTCTCAATCGTAGAAGGATCCATCattactccatccttagaaactacatgccccaagaaggacactacttctagcaaaaactcacacttagagaacttggcataaagctttttctccctcaacatttccaatacaatcttcaaatgctcctcatgttccttcttacttttagagtatatcagtatatcatcaataaatatgatcatgAAGAGGTCCAATTATGGCTTGAAAAttccgttcatcaaactcatgaatgcagcaggggcattcgtaagaacaaaagacatcactacaaattcgtaatgcccataccttattcaaaaagcagtcttttGCACATCCGTtgtccgtattttcaattgatgataaccagatctcaagtcaatcttagagaag
Proteins encoded in this region:
- the LOC138349323 gene encoding uncharacterized mitochondrial protein AtMg00860-like; translated protein: MDPSTIETAKNWVRPTNVSEIRSFVGLARYYRRFVKGFSSIASQLTNLTKQNVPYVWSDECEESFQKLKTLLTTTPILTLPVEGKNFIVYCDASYSGLGAVLMQDKNGIA